The following are encoded together in the Cyanobacteria bacterium QS_8_64_29 genome:
- a CDS encoding DNA-binding response regulator, with translation MAASADKLRIVIVEDDPMMQLGLEQSLADYPQFEIVAQAQDGIQGVEAARTHQPDIVVMDIGLPRLDGIAATQQVKQSLPGVHVVVLTSHTDRTEVVAALASGADAYCLKGTSVAQLATAIQSAREGATYLHPQIARAIIDRLQPGTGEASYQQTAFSQRELEILNWMVEGYTNPEIAAQLYLSRNTVKTHVRSIMNKLAVDDRVRAAVKALRAGLVQ, from the coding sequence ATGGCTGCCAGCGCCGACAAGCTTCGCATCGTTATTGTGGAAGACGATCCCATGATGCAGCTGGGGCTGGAGCAGTCGCTGGCGGACTACCCGCAGTTTGAGATAGTCGCGCAAGCCCAAGACGGCATTCAGGGCGTCGAGGCCGCTCGCACCCACCAGCCCGATATTGTCGTGATGGACATTGGCTTGCCGCGCCTGGATGGCATTGCTGCCACGCAGCAAGTCAAGCAAAGTTTGCCAGGGGTGCATGTTGTCGTACTGACCTCGCACACTGATCGCACCGAAGTGGTAGCTGCCCTGGCCAGCGGCGCGGATGCTTACTGCCTCAAAGGCACCAGCGTGGCGCAACTGGCCACAGCCATCCAATCGGCCCGGGAAGGCGCGACTTACCTCCACCCGCAAATCGCGCGCGCGATCATCGATCGCCTCCAGCCGGGAACCGGCGAGGCCAGCTACCAGCAGACTGCTTTCTCGCAGCGCGAGCTCGAGATCCTCAACTGGATGGTGGAGGGCTACACCAACCCCGAAATTGCCGCCCAACTCTATCTGAGCCGCAACACCGTCAAAACCCACGTGCGCAGCATCATGAACAAGCTTGCGGTGGACGATCGGGTGCGGGCGGCCGTGAAAGCCCTGCGCGCGGGGCTGGTGCAGTAG
- a CDS encoding porphobilinogen synthase encodes MSASVTERKQARALSLTQRPRRLRSSPAVRSLVQETQLRCSDLIYPLFVAEGENQRVEIPSMPGGYRHTLDLLLKEVKEAARLGIRAIAIFPVVPEAKKDATGSEGCNPDGLVQRTVRAIKETVPEVAVITDVALDPFSSDGHDGIVEDGVILNDATVEVLVKMAVSQAEAGADIVAPSDMMDGRVGAIRQGLDEAGHTHTSILAYSAKYASAYYGPFRDALDSEPGFGDKKSYQMDPANAREAEREAALDVQEGADMVMVKPALAYLDVIYRIRQNTDLPVAAYNVSGEYAAIKAAAQNGWLDESQVMLETLTGMKRAGADSILSYYAKEAAQLLAQQ; translated from the coding sequence ATGTCTGCATCCGTCACCGAGCGCAAGCAAGCCCGAGCCCTCTCGCTAACCCAACGGCCGCGCCGGCTGCGCAGCTCGCCGGCCGTGCGCAGCTTGGTGCAGGAGACCCAGCTGCGCTGTAGCGACCTGATCTATCCGCTGTTTGTGGCCGAAGGGGAGAACCAGCGAGTTGAAATCCCATCCATGCCGGGGGGGTACCGCCATACGTTGGACCTGCTGCTCAAGGAGGTCAAAGAAGCTGCCCGGCTGGGCATCCGCGCGATCGCCATCTTCCCGGTCGTTCCCGAGGCCAAAAAAGATGCCACCGGTAGCGAGGGCTGCAACCCAGACGGCTTAGTGCAGCGCACCGTGCGCGCGATTAAAGAGACGGTTCCCGAGGTGGCCGTCATTACCGATGTGGCGCTGGATCCGTTCTCGAGCGACGGGCACGACGGCATCGTCGAGGATGGCGTCATTCTCAACGATGCCACCGTCGAGGTTTTGGTCAAAATGGCGGTCTCGCAGGCCGAGGCCGGCGCCGACATTGTGGCCCCCTCCGACATGATGGACGGGCGCGTGGGCGCCATTCGCCAGGGCCTGGACGAAGCCGGCCATACCCACACCAGCATCCTGGCCTACTCGGCCAAGTACGCCTCTGCTTACTACGGCCCCTTCCGGGATGCGCTGGACTCCGAACCTGGCTTTGGCGACAAAAAGAGCTACCAAATGGATCCGGCCAACGCCCGCGAGGCGGAGAGGGAAGCGGCGCTGGATGTCCAAGAAGGCGCGGATATGGTCATGGTCAAGCCAGCGCTGGCCTATCTCGATGTCATCTACCGCATCCGCCAAAACACGGATTTGCCCGTGGCAGCCTACAACGTCAGCGGCGAGTACGCTGCCATTAAAGCCGCTGCCCAAAACGGCTGGTTGGACGAATCCCAGGTCATGCTGGAGACCTTGACCGGCATGAAGCGCGCGGGCGCCGATTCGATCTTGAGCTATTACGCTAAGGAAGCGGCACAGCTGCTGGCGCAGCAGTAG
- the acs gene encoding acetate--CoA ligase, with translation MARQTIESVLQEDRTFPPPSDFSQQAHIPSLERYRQLYEQAQADPEAFWADLAERELHWFRKWDRVLDWQPPFAQWFVGGQTNAAYNCLDRHLHTWRRNKAALIWEGEPGDSRTLTYAQLHREVCQMANAFKQMGVGKGDRVGIYMPMISEAAIAMLACARIGAPHTVVFGGFSAEALKERLNDAQAKLVVTADGGWRKDQIVPLKANVDQALADGGAPSVENVLVVERTQQGVAMDAQRDRWWHELKAQVSAHCPAEPMDSEDMLFILYTSGTTGKPKGIVHTTGGYNLYAHMTAQWVFDLKDTDVYWCTADVGWITGHSYIVYGPLSNGATTVMYEGAPRPSNPGCIWDVIEKYGVTVFYTAPTAIRAWIKMGESHPNARDLSSLRLLGTVGEPINPEAWMWYNRVIGGERCPIVDTWWQTETGGIAISPLPGATPTKPGSATLPLPGIFADVVDSEGNSVQTDEGGYLVIRHPWPGMLRTVYGDPDRFRRTYWDPIPPQNGQHSYFAGDGARRDADGYFWVMGRVDDVINVAGHRLGTMEVESALVSHSAVAEAAVVGRQDEVKGEAVVAFATLENSDRASEQLKAELKEHVAQQIGPIARPAEIRFADALPKTRSGKIMRRVLRSLASGEEVTGDTSTLEDRSVLGKLRGST, from the coding sequence ATGGCACGCCAAACCATCGAATCCGTTCTGCAAGAAGATCGCACTTTCCCGCCGCCCAGCGACTTCTCACAGCAAGCCCACATTCCTTCGCTCGAGCGCTACCGGCAGCTTTACGAGCAGGCCCAAGCTGACCCCGAAGCCTTTTGGGCCGATCTGGCCGAGCGGGAGCTGCACTGGTTCCGCAAGTGGGACCGCGTGCTGGATTGGCAGCCGCCCTTCGCCCAGTGGTTTGTGGGCGGGCAAACCAACGCGGCCTACAACTGCCTGGACCGGCACCTCCATACCTGGCGCCGCAATAAAGCAGCCCTGATCTGGGAAGGCGAGCCGGGCGATTCGCGCACCCTGACCTACGCCCAACTGCACCGCGAGGTCTGCCAGATGGCCAATGCCTTCAAGCAGATGGGGGTGGGCAAAGGTGATCGCGTGGGGATTTACATGCCCATGATCTCCGAAGCCGCGATTGCCATGCTGGCCTGCGCCCGCATTGGAGCGCCCCACACGGTGGTATTCGGCGGCTTTAGCGCCGAAGCCCTCAAAGAGCGCCTCAACGACGCCCAGGCCAAGCTGGTCGTCACTGCCGATGGCGGCTGGCGCAAAGACCAAATCGTGCCGCTCAAAGCCAACGTGGACCAGGCCCTGGCCGATGGCGGCGCGCCCTCGGTGGAGAACGTGCTGGTGGTAGAGCGCACCCAGCAGGGTGTAGCCATGGACGCGCAACGCGATCGCTGGTGGCACGAGCTCAAGGCCCAGGTCTCGGCCCATTGCCCGGCCGAGCCCATGGACAGCGAGGACATGCTGTTCATCCTCTACACCAGCGGCACTACGGGCAAGCCCAAAGGCATCGTGCACACCACTGGCGGCTACAATCTCTACGCCCACATGACCGCCCAGTGGGTCTTCGATCTCAAAGACACGGATGTCTACTGGTGCACTGCCGATGTGGGCTGGATTACCGGCCACAGCTACATCGTCTACGGGCCGCTCTCCAATGGCGCCACCACGGTGATGTACGAAGGCGCCCCCCGGCCTTCCAACCCGGGGTGCATCTGGGATGTCATCGAAAAGTACGGCGTCACCGTGTTCTATACGGCCCCCACTGCCATCCGGGCCTGGATCAAAATGGGCGAGTCGCACCCCAACGCGCGCGATCTGTCCTCGCTGCGCCTGCTGGGCACGGTGGGCGAGCCCATCAACCCCGAAGCCTGGATGTGGTACAACCGCGTTATCGGCGGCGAGCGCTGCCCCATCGTCGATACCTGGTGGCAGACCGAAACCGGCGGCATCGCCATCAGCCCGCTCCCGGGCGCAACCCCCACCAAACCCGGATCGGCAACGCTGCCGCTGCCAGGCATTTTTGCCGATGTGGTCGACTCAGAGGGCAACTCGGTCCAGACCGATGAAGGTGGCTATCTGGTCATCCGGCACCCCTGGCCGGGCATGCTGCGCACGGTCTATGGCGATCCGGACCGCTTCCGGCGCACCTACTGGGACCCCATCCCGCCCCAAAACGGCCAGCACTCTTACTTCGCCGGCGACGGCGCGCGGCGCGATGCAGACGGCTACTTTTGGGTTATGGGCCGCGTGGACGATGTCATCAACGTGGCCGGCCACCGCTTGGGAACCATGGAGGTGGAGTCGGCGCTGGTCTCCCACTCGGCTGTGGCCGAAGCAGCCGTGGTGGGCCGCCAGGATGAAGTTAAAGGCGAGGCCGTGGTGGCCTTTGCCACCCTCGAGAACAGCGATCGTGCCAGCGAGCAGCTCAAGGCCGAGCTCAAAGAGCACGTTGCCCAGCAGATCGGGCCCATCGCGCGGCCGGCCGAGATTCGCTTTGCCGATGCGCTGCCCAAAACGCGCTCGGGTAAAATCATGCGCCGCGTGCTGCGCAGCCTGGCCTCCGGGGAAGAGGTAACTGGCGATACCTCCACCCTCGAAGACCGCAGCGTGCTGGGTAAGCTGCGCGGCAGCACCTGA
- a CDS encoding bifunctional phosphoribosyl-AMP cyclohydrolase/phosphoribosyl-ATP diphosphatase produces MSATHSPSDRIPLDGIRYDERGLVPAVVQDYLDGTVLMVAWMSRESLRKTQETGETWFWSRSRQAPWHKGATSGHVQRVRSLRYDCDSDTLLVGVEQAGDIACHTGQRSCFHQVEGGKAEPPADTLSAVFATIRERQRNPVEGSHTSKLLARGDNKILQKIGEESAEVVMACKDDDRDHIAAEAADLLYHTLVALAHHEVDLREVYRQLQARRR; encoded by the coding sequence ATGAGCGCAACCCATTCCCCAAGCGATCGCATCCCGCTCGATGGCATCCGCTACGACGAGCGCGGCTTGGTCCCCGCCGTGGTCCAAGATTATCTCGATGGCACCGTCCTAATGGTGGCCTGGATGAGCCGCGAGTCGCTGCGCAAAACGCAAGAGACCGGCGAGACCTGGTTCTGGAGCCGCTCCCGCCAGGCCCCATGGCATAAAGGCGCTACCTCGGGGCACGTACAGCGGGTGCGATCACTGCGCTACGACTGCGATAGTGACACCCTGCTGGTGGGCGTGGAGCAAGCGGGCGACATTGCTTGCCATACCGGCCAGCGGAGCTGCTTCCACCAGGTGGAAGGCGGTAAGGCCGAGCCGCCGGCCGATACCCTCTCGGCCGTGTTTGCCACCATTCGCGAGCGCCAGCGCAATCCGGTTGAGGGATCGCATACCAGCAAGCTGCTCGCGCGCGGCGACAACAAGATCTTGCAGAAAATTGGCGAGGAGTCGGCAGAAGTGGTCATGGCCTGCAAGGACGATGACCGCGACCATATCGCCGCCGAGGCCGCTGACTTGCTCTACCACACCCTGGTGGCGCTAGCGCACCACGAGGTGGATCTGCGCGAGGTTTACCGCCAGTTGCAGGCGCGGCGGCGCTAG
- the hemL gene encoding glutamate-1-semialdehyde-2,1-aminomutase, which produces MTTATSFQTNQSSAIFNRAQQLMPGGVNSPVRAFKSVGGTPIVFDRVKGARAWDVDGNEYIDYVGTWGPAICGHAHPEVISALHDTLDKGTSFGTPSAQENQLAEMVIEAVPSIEMVRFVNSGTEACMSALRVMRAYTGRDKIVKFQGNYHGHADMLLVQAGSGIATLGLPDSPGVPQSSTSSTLTAPYNDLEAVKSLFEQYPDDIAGVMLEPVVGNSGFVAPDAGFLEGLRELTREYGALLAFDEVMTGFRIAYGGAQARFGVTPDVTALGKIIGGGLPVGAFGASREIMELVAPAGPMYQSGTLSGNPLAMTAGIKTLEILQRSGTYDYLERITQKLIDGIQQIGRETGQPINASHISAMFGVFFTDRAIRNFDDAKTSDLDKFARFQQGMLARGIYWAPAQFEAGFTSLAHTDEDIDKTLEAAREVIGSL; this is translated from the coding sequence GTGACGACTGCGACTTCGTTCCAAACTAACCAATCGAGTGCGATTTTTAACCGAGCGCAGCAGCTCATGCCGGGTGGGGTCAACTCCCCGGTCCGCGCGTTCAAATCGGTTGGCGGTACCCCCATCGTTTTCGATCGCGTCAAAGGCGCGCGCGCCTGGGACGTAGACGGCAACGAGTACATCGATTACGTCGGCACTTGGGGACCGGCCATTTGCGGCCACGCCCATCCCGAGGTGATCTCGGCTCTGCACGACACCCTAGACAAGGGCACCAGCTTCGGGACGCCCTCAGCTCAGGAAAACCAGCTGGCCGAGATGGTCATTGAGGCTGTGCCCAGCATCGAGATGGTGCGCTTTGTCAACTCCGGCACCGAAGCCTGCATGTCGGCGCTGCGGGTCATGCGGGCCTACACCGGGCGCGACAAGATCGTCAAGTTCCAGGGCAACTACCACGGCCACGCCGACATGCTGCTGGTCCAGGCCGGTTCGGGCATTGCCACCTTGGGCCTGCCCGACTCGCCCGGCGTGCCGCAATCGTCAACCAGCAGCACCCTGACTGCGCCCTACAACGACCTGGAAGCAGTCAAGTCGCTGTTCGAGCAGTATCCCGATGACATCGCCGGGGTTATGCTCGAGCCCGTGGTGGGCAACTCGGGCTTTGTAGCGCCCGATGCCGGCTTTTTGGAGGGGCTGCGCGAGCTGACGCGCGAGTACGGCGCGCTGCTGGCCTTTGACGAAGTTATGACCGGCTTTCGCATTGCCTACGGCGGTGCGCAGGCGCGATTCGGCGTCACCCCTGATGTGACCGCCCTAGGCAAAATCATTGGGGGCGGCTTGCCCGTGGGGGCATTCGGCGCCAGCCGCGAAATCATGGAGCTGGTGGCTCCGGCGGGCCCCATGTACCAATCGGGCACGCTCTCGGGCAATCCGCTGGCCATGACCGCCGGCATCAAGACCCTCGAGATCCTGCAGCGCTCGGGCACCTACGACTACCTAGAGCGCATCACCCAAAAGCTCATCGACGGCATCCAGCAGATCGGGCGCGAAACGGGGCAGCCCATCAACGCCAGCCACATCAGCGCCATGTTCGGCGTGTTCTTTACCGATCGCGCCATTCGCAACTTCGACGACGCCAAAACCTCCGATTTAGACAAGTTCGCCCGCTTCCAGCAGGGCATGTTGGCTCGGGGGATTTACTGGGCACCGGCCCAGTTCGAGGCGGGCTTTACCTCGCTGGCCCACACCGACGAAGATATCGATAAGACGCTCGAGGCAGCGCGCGAGGTCATCGGCAGTCTCTAG
- a CDS encoding DUF3727 domain-containing protein — MTDATPSSANGQSDTAATVLLDEAGRSLPCRIERTFELDGETYSLLLPEDTPVSLVMWEGSDEAAEAILLEADEAIDAVFADAQAVLAEQDLTLKRTAYTLTVAGELPEAEERDILVVEFDAEADAEEGETEESEESEEFQVLTSFYHQGTEYAVCVPLDPLLLFAQRTPEGGWHVLSPEAFERVRPYIEDQLFDELE; from the coding sequence ATGACGGACGCCACCCCCAGCAGTGCTAACGGGCAATCGGACACGGCAGCAACTGTTTTGCTGGATGAGGCCGGCCGCTCGCTCCCTTGCCGCATCGAACGCACCTTCGAGCTCGATGGAGAAACCTATAGCCTGTTGCTGCCCGAGGACACTCCCGTCTCGCTGGTCATGTGGGAAGGCAGCGATGAGGCAGCCGAGGCAATCCTGCTGGAAGCGGACGAAGCCATCGATGCGGTCTTTGCCGATGCCCAAGCCGTCCTGGCCGAGCAGGATTTAACCCTAAAGCGCACGGCGTACACGCTCACCGTGGCCGGCGAGCTCCCCGAAGCCGAAGAACGCGACATCCTGGTGGTGGAGTTCGACGCCGAGGCGGATGCCGAGGAAGGCGAAACCGAGGAATCGGAGGAATCCGAAGAGTTCCAGGTGCTGACTAGTTTCTACCACCAAGGCACCGAGTACGCCGTCTGCGTCCCGCTCGACCCACTGCTGCTGTTTGCCCAACGCACGCCCGAGGGCGGCTGGCACGTGCTCTCGCCCGAGGCCTTCGAGCGCGTTCGACCCTACATTGAGGACCAACTCTTTGACGAGCTTGAGTGA
- a CDS encoding ATP-binding cassette family protein, with translation MIPLQLTLRNFLSYREASLDFRGFKTACICGPNGAGKSSLLEAITWVLWGQTRATAEDDVIHAGATEARVDFTFATDGQTYRAIRSRRRGQSSALELQVQTESGEFRSISERGVRATQRQIVSLLKLDYDTFINSAYLRQGRADEFMLRRPSERKQILAELLKLDRYETLAEQANDRAKQYKGQAEQLAQQLSALEQQLQQAESLAQEREQLESQIEALRAAQASDRQERERLQALDNQRQTLQQQLAWQQQQYQTLAQDCDRLVQDRDAVQAQLDELQQLLERETEIAAGYETYQRLQREEQALASQFQQYQEAQQQRQALQQQQTEQINAQTQQLQQIQAQLDSLEQQESELQRILGRADKIARGLEQLQHHRQRLQQLDERQQQASPLLERRDTLSPEIERERAQLEARCNQLKSQQAQLDEQLAQAPQLRSRLQAIEAEIALLQSKQTYRQRVQEKGQERKTFQERLQETQRRYQEQLSALSQQLEQLQANNAVCPLCERPLDEAHKQHVVQKTETEQQQLQEQFWVLREQLAACERELQVLRSEYHQLSEALDPYESRLQQRGELSAQLAHAGDHEQQRQAIADEIAQLERSLAQGDYAPELQAEYQQVEAQRQELGYDEQTHALAREEVERWRWAEIEQAKLEDARQRQAHLASQKPQLQQQHQQCQQQIEHLRADSELQQQIEALDRQLAELGYEHSHHNQVLTQLQQARAWETRYQELQRARQQAPELAQRQQELEQRRQARAAERERAQQQLETLQTQLAQTQDCRADIEHCEEQIQQRQQQLDDLLAQQGRLEQRSAQLEQVRAQYEQAQQQQQTAQRQQRIYRELAQAFGKNGIQTLMIENVLPQLETQTNQILSQLTGNQLHVQFVTQKASKGRSKKQSKSIDTLEIRIADPQGTRAYETYSGGEGFRINFAIRLALARILAQRAGTSLQMLIVDEGFGTQDDQGCERLIAAIGAIAPEFSCILAVTHMPQFKEAFAHRIEVRKTQQGSALSVAA, from the coding sequence ATGATCCCACTGCAGCTGACCCTCCGCAACTTTCTCAGCTACCGCGAAGCCTCGCTGGATTTTCGCGGCTTCAAAACGGCCTGCATCTGCGGTCCCAACGGCGCCGGGAAGTCCTCGCTGCTCGAGGCCATCACCTGGGTGCTGTGGGGCCAGACGCGCGCCACTGCCGAAGATGACGTTATCCACGCTGGCGCCACTGAAGCGCGGGTTGATTTCACCTTTGCCACCGACGGCCAAACCTATCGCGCCATCCGCAGCCGCCGGCGCGGCCAAAGCAGCGCCCTGGAGCTGCAAGTCCAGACCGAGAGCGGCGAGTTCCGTTCCATCTCGGAGCGGGGCGTGCGCGCGACCCAGCGCCAGATCGTGTCGCTGCTCAAGCTGGACTACGATACGTTCATCAACTCGGCCTACCTGCGCCAAGGGCGGGCGGACGAGTTCATGCTGCGGCGCCCCAGCGAGCGCAAGCAGATCCTGGCCGAGTTGCTCAAGCTCGATCGCTACGAAACCCTTGCCGAGCAGGCTAACGATCGCGCCAAGCAGTACAAGGGCCAAGCCGAGCAGCTGGCGCAGCAGTTGAGCGCCCTGGAGCAGCAGCTGCAGCAAGCCGAGAGCCTCGCCCAAGAGCGCGAACAGCTCGAATCGCAAATCGAAGCGCTGCGCGCGGCTCAAGCCAGCGATCGCCAGGAGCGGGAGCGGTTGCAAGCGCTCGACAACCAGCGCCAGACCCTGCAGCAGCAGCTCGCCTGGCAGCAGCAGCAGTACCAGACCCTGGCGCAGGACTGCGACCGGCTCGTCCAAGACCGCGATGCCGTGCAAGCCCAGCTCGATGAGCTGCAGCAGCTGCTCGAGCGCGAGACCGAGATCGCGGCAGGTTACGAAACCTACCAGCGCCTGCAGCGCGAGGAGCAGGCGCTGGCAAGCCAGTTCCAGCAGTACCAGGAGGCCCAGCAGCAGCGGCAGGCGCTCCAGCAGCAGCAAACCGAGCAAATCAACGCCCAAACCCAGCAGCTGCAGCAGATTCAGGCACAACTCGATTCGCTCGAGCAGCAGGAGAGCGAGCTGCAGCGGATTTTGGGGCGCGCCGACAAAATCGCCCGCGGACTGGAGCAGCTCCAGCACCACCGCCAGCGCTTGCAGCAGCTCGACGAGCGCCAGCAGCAGGCCTCACCGCTGCTGGAGCGGCGCGATACCCTCAGCCCCGAAATCGAGCGCGAGCGGGCCCAACTCGAGGCGCGCTGCAACCAGCTCAAATCGCAACAAGCGCAGCTGGACGAGCAACTCGCCCAGGCCCCACAACTGCGCTCGCGCCTGCAGGCGATCGAGGCCGAGATTGCATTGCTACAGAGCAAGCAAACCTACCGCCAGCGCGTCCAGGAAAAGGGCCAAGAGCGCAAAACGTTTCAGGAACGCTTGCAAGAAACCCAGCGCCGCTACCAGGAGCAGCTGTCGGCGCTCAGCCAGCAGCTAGAGCAGTTGCAGGCCAACAACGCGGTTTGCCCGCTGTGCGAGCGTCCGCTCGATGAGGCACACAAGCAGCATGTCGTCCAAAAAACCGAGACCGAGCAACAGCAACTGCAAGAGCAGTTCTGGGTGCTGCGCGAGCAGCTAGCCGCTTGCGAGCGCGAGCTGCAAGTGCTGCGCTCGGAGTACCATCAGCTGAGCGAGGCGCTGGATCCTTACGAATCGCGACTCCAGCAGCGCGGGGAACTGTCAGCGCAGCTGGCCCATGCTGGCGATCACGAGCAGCAGCGGCAGGCGATCGCGGACGAGATCGCCCAACTCGAGCGCTCGCTGGCTCAGGGGGACTATGCTCCCGAGCTGCAGGCCGAGTACCAGCAAGTGGAGGCTCAGCGGCAGGAGCTGGGCTACGACGAACAGACCCACGCCCTGGCGCGCGAGGAGGTGGAGCGCTGGCGTTGGGCCGAGATCGAACAGGCCAAACTGGAAGATGCCCGACAGCGCCAGGCCCATCTCGCGTCGCAAAAACCCCAGCTGCAGCAGCAGCACCAGCAGTGCCAACAGCAGATCGAGCACCTGCGCGCGGACTCGGAACTGCAGCAGCAAATTGAAGCGCTCGACCGGCAGCTGGCCGAGTTGGGGTACGAGCACTCGCATCACAACCAAGTCCTGACCCAACTGCAGCAGGCCCGCGCCTGGGAAACCCGCTACCAAGAGCTGCAGCGCGCCCGGCAGCAGGCCCCCGAGCTGGCCCAGCGCCAGCAGGAGCTCGAGCAGCGCCGCCAGGCGCGCGCGGCCGAGCGCGAGCGGGCCCAACAGCAGCTCGAGACCCTACAAACGCAGCTAGCCCAAACCCAAGACTGCCGCGCCGACATCGAGCACTGCGAGGAGCAGATCCAGCAGCGCCAGCAGCAGCTAGACGACCTGCTCGCCCAGCAGGGGCGCCTGGAGCAGCGCAGCGCCCAACTCGAACAAGTGCGCGCCCAGTACGAGCAGGCCCAGCAGCAGCAGCAGACGGCGCAGCGGCAGCAGCGGATCTATCGCGAACTCGCCCAAGCCTTTGGCAAAAACGGCATCCAGACGTTGATGATTGAGAATGTCCTGCCGCAGCTCGAGACCCAGACCAACCAAATCCTGTCCCAGCTGACCGGCAACCAGCTGCACGTTCAGTTTGTGACTCAAAAGGCCAGCAAGGGTCGCTCGAAAAAGCAGAGCAAGTCCATCGACACCCTCGAGATCCGGATTGCAGACCCGCAAGGGACCCGCGCTTACGAAACCTACTCCGGTGGCGAGGGCTTTCGCATCAACTTTGCCATCCGCTTGGCGCTGGCCCGAATTCTGGCGCAGCGGGCGGGAACGTCGCTGCAGATGCTGATCGTGGACGAAGGCTTTGGCACCCAGGACGATCAAGGCTGCGAGCGCCTGATTGCCGCCATTGGCGCGATCGCGCCCGAGTTCTCCTGCATTTTGGCGGTCACGCACATGCCGCAGTTTAAAGAGGCGTTTGCCCACCGCATTGAGGTGCGCAAGACCCAGCAGGGCTCGGCGCTGAGCGTGGCGGCCTAA